In the Drosophila takahashii strain IR98-3 E-12201 chromosome 3R, DtakHiC1v2, whole genome shotgun sequence genome, one interval contains:
- the LOC108058618 gene encoding uncharacterized protein gives MSGKSQTRRKKVHSAVKKGRAKQMANCVSPVLDGDVLVPTCQKCSLTSSITELVRHEISKAMTKTTLSRETIQRGAIKGSNELLENSSDYVKLDDLKDIANKLISRNLVESVIQINAKQAQETVKKILAFEAELKQITARITAIEESVNGSKEDKEPAVSQRTREKIGMTRITDFQGTSLETSSANIIQRLKNECKFRLPPRQNKILNSVGYPKQLDTEISSSDGDEDQHEKNCANRGLITRLNRPTFAKKVPIPRGQTHDVRPSSSLTSEDLQRQDAERKMFEANMLLCRKSPFTLQLNKNKKHFPNELLIPRSAKTGIATDPRLAKLRTANATGGVGSDWLFEQ, from the exons ATGTCTGGAAAGAGTCAAACCAGAAGGAAAAAAGTACACTCGGCAGTGAAAAAAGGCAGGGCAAAGCAAATGGCGAATTGTG TATCCCCAGTTCTGGATGGTGATGTTCTAGTACCTACATGTCAAAAATGCAGCCTTACCTCTTCTATTACGGAATTGGTTCGCCAcgaaatttctaaggccatgaCTAAAACCACTCTAAGTAGGGAAACTATTCAAAGGGGGGCTATTAAAGGAAGTAACgaattattagaaaattcaAGCGATTACGTTAAACTGGATGATCTGAAGGATATTGCTAACAAACTCATCTCACGCAATTTGGTCGAATCTGTCATCCAAATCAACGCTAAGCAGGCTCAGGAGACTGTGAAAAAGATCCTGGCTTTTGAAGcagaattaaaacaaattacagCGCGCATAACTGCAATTGAAGAGTCGGTAAATGGCAGTAAAGAAGATAAAGAACCTGCTGTTAGTCAGCGAACACGGGAAAAAATAGGTATGACTCGTATAACCGACTTTCAAGGTACCAGTCTCGAAACTTCTAGTGCAAATATAATACAGCGGCTCAAGAACGAGTGCAAGTTTAGATTACCCCCTCGccagaataaaattttaaacagtgTCGGTTACCCGAAACAACTTGATACTGAAATTAGCTCTTCAGATGGTGATGAAGATCAACACGAGAAAAATTGTGCCAACAGAGGGCTTATAACCAGGTTAAATCGGCCGACGTTTGCGAAGAAGGTTCCAATTCCTAGAGGTCAGACACATGACGTTCGACCGAGCAGTTCACTTACTAGTGAGGACCTGCAGAGGCAAGACGctgaaagaaaaatgtttgaagCTAACATGCTCCTGTGTCGAAAGTCGCCTTTCACGCTTCagctaaataaaaacaaaaaacactttCCCAATGAACTGCTGATCCCCAGATCCGCAAAGACGGGGATTGCTACGGATCCAAGACTCGCAAAACTACGCACAGCTAACGCAACCGGTGGAGTGGGATCCGATTGGTTATTTGAACAATAG